From Microlunatus capsulatus, a single genomic window includes:
- a CDS encoding AAA family ATPase, whose amino-acid sequence MRNSAVADHASGVLLDALSGDVEVNRILLKAAAGAGKSYVLRRLVADAVAHPRCRRVALIAFQNRQVWPLAIAVGRELGRDRVCLFVAKDMQPQVPDEVHQHAVVVSATAAVPTDVEVLIATSHKLGAFTTLTQLLARFGPAANGAAAFDVLFVDEAWQLPHHLFDRVSGAAPIHLGVGDVGQLPPLEVGQNPWRGDPRHNPFRAWPTEYDEDARTVPLELPAVWRPAAGQLNLWRAFYPEWGELHCVAAPEDRRLVVQGLSGVSTDVWTQVGTGVPTLLEVDGLPDPEAADVDLPLMQYVESLLDELFTAGFALEQATYADGTGTPTGETITTAPGAGSGDPLVAILATRNQAVDDATDVVERLRERHGLTETEILASTVDRWQGQTNGITIAVHPLTGASKLDEFNSAFGRLAVACTRATHGLLMVTRPGLDQLLGEAPARPGTPFGEPGNRHLPRQTHQRILATFARGKVTACPD is encoded by the coding sequence ATGCGCAACTCCGCAGTCGCGGACCACGCGAGCGGCGTGCTCCTCGACGCGCTCTCCGGCGACGTCGAGGTCAACCGGATCCTGCTGAAGGCAGCCGCAGGCGCGGGAAAGTCCTACGTACTGCGCCGTCTAGTAGCCGACGCGGTCGCTCATCCGCGGTGCCGTCGCGTAGCGCTGATCGCGTTCCAGAACCGTCAAGTCTGGCCGCTGGCCATTGCGGTTGGGCGGGAGTTGGGCCGCGACCGCGTGTGCCTGTTCGTCGCCAAGGACATGCAGCCGCAGGTCCCGGACGAGGTGCACCAACACGCCGTCGTGGTCTCGGCGACGGCCGCCGTCCCGACCGACGTGGAGGTGCTGATCGCCACCTCCCACAAGCTCGGTGCCTTCACCACGCTGACGCAGCTGCTCGCTCGATTCGGTCCGGCCGCCAACGGTGCGGCGGCGTTCGACGTCCTGTTCGTCGACGAGGCCTGGCAGCTGCCGCACCACCTTTTCGACAGGGTCTCGGGGGCGGCGCCTATCCATCTGGGCGTCGGTGACGTCGGGCAGCTGCCGCCGCTCGAGGTGGGTCAGAACCCGTGGCGTGGCGATCCGCGTCACAACCCGTTCCGCGCGTGGCCGACCGAGTACGACGAGGACGCTCGTACCGTTCCGCTCGAGCTACCAGCGGTCTGGCGACCGGCCGCCGGTCAGCTGAACCTTTGGCGCGCGTTCTACCCCGAGTGGGGGGAGCTGCACTGCGTCGCGGCCCCCGAGGACCGGCGTCTCGTCGTCCAAGGGTTGTCTGGGGTCTCCACCGACGTGTGGACACAGGTCGGCACCGGCGTCCCGACACTGCTCGAGGTCGACGGACTTCCCGACCCGGAGGCGGCCGACGTCGACCTCCCCCTGATGCAGTACGTCGAGTCCCTGCTCGACGAGTTGTTCACAGCCGGGTTCGCGCTCGAGCAGGCGACGTACGCCGACGGCACCGGCACCCCAACCGGCGAGACGATCACGACCGCACCGGGTGCCGGCTCGGGAGACCCCCTGGTGGCGATCCTGGCCACCCGCAACCAAGCCGTGGACGACGCCACCGACGTGGTAGAGCGGCTGCGAGAGCGGCACGGGCTGACTGAGACCGAAATCCTCGCCTCCACGGTAGACCGGTGGCAGGGCCAAACCAACGGAATCACCATCGCGGTGCACCCCCTCACCGGCGCGTCGAAGCTGGACGAGTTCAACTCGGCCTTCGGCCGGTTGGCGGTCGCCTGCACACGCGCGACGCACGGTTTGCTGATGGTCACCCGACCCGGGCTTGACCAGCTGCTGGGTGAAGCGCCGGCTCGGCCCGGGACGCCCTTCGGCGAGCCGGGAAACCGACACTTGCCGCGTCAGACCCACCAACGCATCCTGGCGACGTTCGCTCGTGGAAAGGTGACTGCGTGTCCCGACTGA
- a CDS encoding site-specific DNA-methyltransferase — MSRLNDLLRQLRLKDPALAADLQREVDALVDRRAFGLNFERHVPEAVELPGRKVRRGDKVRILPLRGSMPTTADRRLWRVGRLSSGKASLEAMDGEDPRDTAMSSVDDLVVVAEFRDPIYPGLISNGKVERGGDEPFHIVINAENYHALQTLLFTHRGKIDCIYIDPPYNTGNEGWIYNDRYVADDDHYKHSKWLAFMERRLLLARELLKDTGVLIVAIGDDEHHRLRSLLDQIFGTSNFLANVAWEGVRKNDSRYVSSSIDYMLMYAKSADGLTAHNVRWREPKPGVSEVVRQGGLAWQAAIDLGKVGPEASAIAQNQLRRWWKSIPSDHPAKSNPGLAIYDRVEHLPGREGWVYRTLPLSSPNPRANLMYEVMHPSGSPCKMPPNGWRWSRDVMSERIASGDVLFGATSESGVQYKRYLTSDDSQAVSPVFNQDRAAASSRLTSILGERRFPYPKDHTVLMRWFNIVAPQDALILDFFGGSGSTSEAVIRLNAEDGGARQCLLVTNNEIPSTDAKTLAKAGYREGDQEWEKLGVHDYVAKPRIIAVVDGERPDGSKYQDTVAANIEFFTLTYEAPLRVASHREFERIAPLLWLRAGSVGRRINDIKAGWDVAETYGVLANLDQVEAFLHALKEQEAATLVFVVTDENRLFESVCRDLPDHVEPVRLYESYLRNFEIESGRGAR, encoded by the coding sequence GTGTCCCGACTGAACGACCTCCTCCGTCAGCTCCGGCTCAAGGACCCTGCCCTGGCAGCAGATCTGCAGCGCGAGGTGGACGCACTTGTCGACCGCCGCGCCTTCGGTTTGAACTTCGAGCGCCACGTCCCCGAGGCGGTCGAACTGCCCGGTCGTAAGGTCCGCCGCGGCGACAAGGTCCGCATCCTGCCGCTGCGCGGCAGCATGCCGACGACAGCGGATCGGCGGCTGTGGCGGGTCGGTAGACTCTCGTCGGGAAAAGCGTCCCTCGAGGCGATGGACGGCGAGGACCCGCGGGACACCGCTATGTCGTCAGTTGACGACTTGGTCGTGGTCGCCGAGTTCCGCGACCCGATCTACCCCGGCCTGATTTCAAACGGCAAGGTCGAGCGCGGCGGCGACGAGCCCTTTCACATAGTCATCAACGCCGAAAATTACCACGCGTTACAAACGCTATTATTCACTCATCGCGGCAAAATTGACTGTATATATATTGATCCACCTTATAACACGGGAAATGAGGGCTGGATCTACAACGACCGTTACGTCGCTGACGACGACCACTACAAGCACAGCAAGTGGCTCGCATTTATGGAGCGCCGGCTGCTGCTTGCGCGTGAACTGCTCAAGGACACCGGGGTGCTGATCGTCGCAATTGGCGACGACGAGCACCACCGGTTGAGGTCGCTGCTCGACCAGATCTTCGGCACGAGCAACTTTCTTGCAAATGTGGCCTGGGAAGGCGTGCGCAAAAATGACTCTAGATACGTTTCCTCCTCGATCGACTACATGCTCATGTACGCAAAATCAGCGGACGGTCTCACCGCCCACAATGTTCGATGGCGCGAGCCTAAACCCGGAGTTTCGGAGGTTGTAAGACAAGGAGGACTAGCGTGGCAAGCTGCTATAGATCTGGGCAAAGTTGGACCAGAAGCGAGCGCGATAGCACAGAATCAACTTCGCCGCTGGTGGAAATCTATTCCGAGCGATCACCCAGCGAAGTCCAACCCTGGGCTAGCAATTTATGATCGCGTCGAGCATCTTCCCGGCCGGGAGGGGTGGGTTTACCGCACGCTGCCGCTAAGCTCGCCAAATCCGCGCGCCAATCTAATGTATGAAGTTATGCATCCGTCGGGCTCGCCTTGCAAGATGCCTCCGAATGGCTGGCGCTGGAGCCGGGACGTCATGTCCGAGCGGATTGCCTCTGGCGATGTCCTATTCGGCGCAACTTCCGAATCGGGCGTCCAATATAAGAGATACCTTACTAGCGACGATTCGCAAGCTGTCAGCCCCGTCTTCAACCAGGACCGCGCGGCGGCTTCGAGCCGCCTGACGTCAATTCTAGGTGAGAGACGATTTCCCTACCCGAAGGATCACACGGTGCTGATGCGATGGTTCAACATCGTCGCGCCGCAGGATGCCCTCATCCTCGACTTCTTCGGCGGCTCCGGCAGCACTTCGGAGGCCGTCATACGGCTCAATGCGGAGGACGGGGGCGCACGTCAGTGTCTTCTAGTCACTAACAATGAGATTCCCTCGACGGACGCGAAGACCCTTGCAAAGGCGGGATACCGGGAGGGAGACCAGGAGTGGGAGAAGTTGGGCGTCCACGACTATGTGGCCAAGCCTCGAATCATTGCGGTGGTAGACGGCGAGCGGCCAGACGGATCGAAGTACCAAGACACTGTTGCGGCAAATATTGAGTTCTTCACCCTCACGTACGAGGCGCCGCTGCGCGTGGCTAGCCACCGTGAGTTCGAGCGGATCGCGCCGCTGCTGTGGTTGCGTGCGGGTTCCGTGGGTCGGCGGATCAACGACATCAAGGCCGGCTGGGACGTGGCCGAGACCTACGGCGTGCTGGCCAACCTCGACCAGGTCGAAGCGTTTCTGCATGCGCTGAAGGAGCAGGAGGCCGCAACTCTGGTCTTCGTGGTGACAGACGAAAACCGGCTCTTCGAGTCGGTGTGTCGCGATCTTCCGGACCACGTGGAGCCGGTGCGGCTCTACGAGTCGTACCTCCGTAACTTCGAGATTGAGTCTGGACGGGGAGCCCGGTGA
- a CDS encoding DEAD/DEAH box helicase: MKFRLHDYQAEAVADVLERLEEAKTIYERDDTVSSFSLTASTGAGKTVMAAAVIEALFYGNSDLDFEPDPGAVVIWFSDDPNLNDQTRGRLMEAADKLLHSDLVTVAPPFAKPRLDPGKVYFLNTQRLGRNSLLTRGHDADEGESLPGLARDAHPDLQGWTIWETIANTIHAEDTTVYLVLDEAHRGFNTKAKSEKPTIIKRLVDGHAGYPPIPVVWGISATIERFEVAMHAVSRTRRQLPMVTVNGFRVQESGLVKDTIVLEIPAEAGAFDSVLVRRAARKLRESSERWGRYADSQSLPTVVRPLLVLQSPAAPDPDDIARALDTIFAELPELDEASVRHVLGEHTVQRFGTWEVEYIEPQRVEDTTRVRVLIAKDAISTGWDCPRAEVLVSFRPAKDHTHITQLLGRMVRNPLARRIPGDEKLNSVECILPFFDRTTAGKVVKFLTGATEGVDLAGKKVIHEECSLKPNPDVSDEIWSCWDALPSETVPKRGASPVRRLTSLALALSQDGLRPGAIADAETRMHVLLDEAGATHADQAERAVAEVWAVRGQSIAGRIGKPGAQLTYADFVERADDRAIRVAFEDARKAFGPDVATSYVNHLAGDDDSGDDSLREAYVATAALATVTKVRDLVDGAAAALAADWLAEHADAIRHLTDLRRQDYEEIRALATSPQPASLDRPRTRIEDYKVELPDGYLVDAPLVTRHLMADDHGRMPIGSLNDWEREVLTRELARPSSVGWYRNPPRQSTDSIGIAYRDEFGNWRSMHPDFIFFNEVDGAVRPSIVDPHGHHLEDSMVKLQGLARYAADHGDQFERIWAVSFLGPAMKILDLKLTVVRDAVLAAQASPLELYESTVAVEYVAVG, from the coding sequence GTGAAGTTCCGGCTGCATGATTACCAGGCCGAGGCCGTCGCTGACGTTCTTGAGCGACTCGAGGAAGCCAAGACAATCTACGAACGCGACGACACGGTGTCGTCGTTCTCGCTGACCGCGAGCACCGGCGCGGGCAAGACGGTCATGGCGGCTGCGGTAATCGAGGCGCTGTTCTACGGCAACAGCGACCTCGACTTCGAGCCGGACCCCGGCGCGGTGGTGATCTGGTTCTCCGACGACCCCAACCTCAACGACCAGACCCGTGGTCGGCTGATGGAGGCCGCGGATAAACTGCTGCACTCCGACCTGGTCACGGTCGCGCCACCCTTTGCCAAGCCCCGGCTCGACCCGGGCAAGGTCTACTTCCTCAACACTCAGCGGCTCGGTCGCAACTCGCTGCTCACCCGTGGGCATGACGCGGACGAGGGTGAGTCGCTCCCGGGCCTCGCTCGCGACGCCCATCCGGACCTGCAGGGTTGGACGATCTGGGAGACGATCGCCAACACCATCCACGCCGAGGACACAACCGTCTACCTGGTTCTCGATGAGGCACACCGCGGGTTCAACACGAAGGCCAAGTCCGAAAAGCCCACGATCATCAAGCGACTGGTCGACGGGCACGCCGGGTACCCACCGATCCCGGTGGTCTGGGGGATCTCGGCCACCATCGAGCGGTTCGAGGTGGCGATGCACGCGGTCAGCCGGACGCGACGCCAGCTCCCCATGGTCACCGTCAACGGCTTCCGCGTGCAGGAGTCCGGCCTCGTGAAGGACACGATCGTCCTCGAGATCCCGGCCGAGGCGGGCGCCTTCGACTCCGTCCTCGTTCGGCGTGCGGCGCGCAAGCTGCGCGAGTCCTCGGAACGGTGGGGCCGGTACGCGGACTCGCAGAGCCTGCCCACCGTCGTGCGACCGTTGCTCGTGCTGCAGTCGCCGGCCGCTCCCGATCCCGACGACATCGCTCGCGCTCTGGACACCATTTTCGCCGAACTGCCCGAGTTGGACGAGGCTTCGGTGCGGCACGTGCTCGGTGAGCACACAGTGCAGAGGTTCGGGACTTGGGAGGTGGAGTACATCGAGCCACAGCGGGTGGAGGACACGACGCGGGTGCGGGTTCTGATCGCCAAGGACGCGATCTCAACCGGGTGGGACTGCCCGCGGGCCGAGGTGCTGGTGTCGTTCCGTCCGGCGAAGGACCACACCCACATCACCCAGCTGCTCGGGCGGATGGTCCGCAACCCGCTCGCGCGGCGGATCCCCGGCGACGAGAAGCTCAACTCGGTCGAGTGCATTCTGCCCTTCTTCGACCGCACCACCGCGGGGAAGGTCGTCAAGTTCCTCACCGGAGCAACCGAGGGCGTCGACCTCGCCGGCAAGAAGGTCATTCATGAGGAGTGCTCCCTCAAGCCGAACCCTGACGTTTCGGACGAGATCTGGTCGTGCTGGGACGCCTTGCCCAGCGAGACCGTGCCCAAGCGTGGGGCGTCGCCGGTTCGGCGGCTCACGTCGCTGGCGCTGGCGCTGTCTCAAGACGGGCTACGCCCTGGGGCGATCGCCGACGCCGAGACGCGGATGCACGTGCTGCTCGACGAGGCGGGGGCGACGCATGCCGACCAGGCGGAACGCGCCGTGGCCGAGGTGTGGGCCGTCCGCGGCCAGTCGATCGCGGGGCGGATCGGCAAGCCGGGAGCGCAGTTGACGTACGCAGACTTCGTCGAACGGGCGGACGACCGCGCGATCCGGGTGGCCTTCGAGGACGCACGTAAGGCATTCGGCCCGGACGTCGCGACGTCGTACGTCAACCACCTGGCGGGCGACGACGACTCCGGCGACGACAGCCTGCGGGAGGCGTACGTCGCCACGGCCGCCCTAGCCACCGTGACCAAGGTCCGCGACCTAGTCGATGGCGCAGCCGCAGCGCTCGCCGCCGACTGGCTCGCAGAGCACGCCGACGCGATCCGTCACCTGACCGACCTGCGTCGGCAGGACTACGAGGAGATCCGGGCGCTCGCTACCAGCCCGCAGCCGGCCAGCCTGGACCGACCACGGACGCGCATCGAGGACTACAAGGTCGAGTTGCCCGACGGCTACCTGGTTGACGCTCCACTAGTGACGCGCCATCTGATGGCCGACGACCACGGTCGCATGCCGATCGGGTCGCTCAACGACTGGGAGCGCGAGGTCTTAACTCGCGAGCTGGCCCGGCCCAGCTCGGTCGGCTGGTACCGCAACCCGCCACGCCAGTCCACCGACTCAATCGGCATCGCCTACCGGGACGAGTTCGGCAACTGGCGCTCGATGCATCCTGACTTCATTTTCTTTAATGAGGTCGACGGAGCCGTCCGACCCTCGATCGTGGACCCGCACGGTCACCATCTCGAGGACTCGATGGTCAAACTGCAGGGCCTTGCTCGCTACGCCGCCGACCACGGCGACCAGTTCGAACGCATCTGGGCCGTATCGTTCCTTGGTCCGGCTATGAAGATCCTCGACCTGAAGCTGACCGTCGTCCGAGACGCAGTCCTCGCCGCTCAAGCGTCGCCCTTGGAGCTTTACGAGTCGACGGTGGCTGTGGAGTATGTTGCCGTTGGTTGA
- a CDS encoding sugar porter family MFS transporter, which translates to MPQDFRPRSSSEASREGATGGAVAARTGWHTVREGRGWRVRRPSQETSPMTAEAQSTSSARKGDRTGPEVSQHLTGRMLMAAVVSAISALLYGYDTGIISGALLQISEDFTIGTGMEQVIAASILFGAVLGAFVCSRLSERLGRRRTVLLVSAVFVVGSLACAVAPNAAGLSLARVVLGFAVGGATQVVPMYVAELAPASKRGRLVLTFQLGIGAGIVIATLVGATEVVPWRVSVGSAAVPALIMGLLMLRLPESPRWLVKGDRHDEAREALRGVREDGSDLGPELDEIVALEDRERDAGSGNRGWRGLRKRWVRPALVVGCGIAVFTQLSGIEMIIYYAPTILTDNGFSTTAALRVSVALGVTYLVMMIVGLAIVDKVGRRRLTLIMVPGAAVSLAVLGALFVTGHSGRGDVPFIVACLVVFMFFNAGGLQLMGWLTGSEIYPLAVRSAGTSAQSMTLWATNMLITLTLLSIIEGIGVGLTMWLYAAFNVAAWVFVYLRMPELTGHSLEGIEGRLREGRFRPRDF; encoded by the coding sequence CTGCCCCAGGACTTTCGTCCCCGCTCCAGCTCCGAGGCCTCTCGTGAGGGCGCGACCGGGGGTGCCGTCGCCGCTCGGACGGGGTGGCATACCGTCCGGGAGGGACGTGGCTGGCGCGTCCGCCGCCCCTCCCAGGAGACCTCCCCCATGACCGCAGAGGCGCAGTCGACCTCATCCGCCCGCAAGGGCGACCGCACCGGGCCCGAGGTCTCGCAGCACCTGACCGGGCGGATGCTGATGGCCGCCGTCGTGTCGGCGATCTCGGCCCTGCTCTACGGCTACGACACCGGCATCATCTCCGGCGCCCTGCTGCAGATCAGCGAGGACTTCACCATCGGCACCGGCATGGAGCAGGTGATCGCCGCCAGCATCCTCTTCGGGGCCGTGCTGGGCGCCTTCGTCTGCAGCCGGCTGTCGGAGCGGCTGGGCCGCCGTCGCACGGTGCTGCTGGTCTCGGCCGTCTTCGTCGTCGGCTCGCTCGCCTGCGCCGTCGCCCCGAACGCCGCCGGCCTCTCTCTGGCGCGCGTCGTGCTCGGCTTCGCCGTCGGCGGCGCCACCCAGGTCGTGCCGATGTACGTGGCCGAGCTGGCGCCGGCCAGCAAGCGCGGTCGCCTGGTCCTGACCTTCCAGCTGGGCATCGGCGCGGGCATCGTCATCGCGACGCTGGTGGGGGCGACCGAGGTCGTGCCCTGGCGCGTCTCGGTGGGCAGCGCGGCGGTGCCGGCGCTGATCATGGGCCTGCTAATGCTGCGGCTGCCGGAGAGCCCGCGGTGGCTCGTCAAGGGCGACCGGCACGACGAGGCCCGCGAGGCCCTGCGCGGGGTGCGGGAGGACGGCAGCGACCTGGGTCCGGAGCTGGACGAGATCGTCGCCCTCGAGGACCGCGAGCGCGACGCCGGCAGCGGCAACCGCGGCTGGCGCGGGCTGCGGAAGCGGTGGGTGCGCCCGGCCCTGGTGGTGGGCTGCGGCATCGCCGTCTTCACCCAGCTGAGCGGCATCGAGATGATCATCTACTACGCCCCGACGATCCTCACCGACAACGGGTTCTCCACCACCGCAGCGCTGCGGGTGAGCGTGGCCCTCGGCGTGACGTACCTGGTGATGATGATCGTCGGGCTCGCGATCGTCGACAAGGTGGGCCGGCGACGGCTGACGCTGATCATGGTCCCCGGTGCGGCCGTCAGCCTCGCGGTGCTGGGCGCCCTGTTCGTCACCGGCCACAGCGGCCGCGGGGACGTCCCGTTCATCGTGGCCTGCCTCGTCGTCTTCATGTTTTTCAACGCCGGCGGCCTGCAGCTGATGGGCTGGCTCACCGGGTCGGAGATCTACCCGCTCGCCGTGCGCAGCGCCGGCACCAGCGCGCAGTCGATGACGCTGTGGGCGACCAACATGCTGATCACGCTCACGCTGCTGTCGATCATCGAGGGCATCGGTGTGGGCCTGACGATGTGGCTCTACGCCGCCTTCAACGTCGCTGCCTGGGTCTTCGTCTACCTGCGGATGCCGGAGCTCACCGGGCACAGCCTTGAGGGCATCGAGGGCCGGCTGCGCGAGGGCCGGTTCCGCCCGCGTGACTTCTGA
- a CDS encoding peptidoglycan-binding domain-containing protein: MLRTLALPLLTLLTLLGLVVTATPASAAPKPAAVPVLPVVDMTALTAAAHVEGYRGNQPALGDDDSTRLVQLALTARGFRVVADGHYGRATTAAYIKYQRSLGYKGVDANGIPGPQSLARLGQGRFAVARVVQIGSRNDRYGTKRVNTRTRQMLTAADATVPWTITVTQGSYCVLTKAGCAKASGGTHDAGGSIDLKVAGMTSTQRWRTVQALRQVGFAAWLRLPSQCGGCWPAHIHAIAIGDTDLWQKNGKYTNRDQVADYFVGRNGLAGHARDNTPTRYRTPFTTWERYAGIV, from the coding sequence ATGCTCCGCACGCTCGCACTCCCCCTGCTCACCCTGCTGACCCTGCTCGGCCTGGTCGTGACCGCGACGCCCGCCTCGGCGGCCCCGAAGCCCGCGGCCGTCCCGGTGCTGCCGGTGGTCGACATGACCGCCCTGACCGCCGCCGCGCACGTCGAGGGCTACCGCGGCAACCAGCCGGCCCTCGGCGACGACGACTCGACCCGGCTCGTCCAGCTGGCCCTGACCGCCCGCGGCTTCCGCGTCGTCGCCGACGGCCACTACGGCCGGGCCACCACGGCGGCCTACATCAAGTACCAGCGCTCGCTGGGCTACAAGGGCGTCGACGCCAACGGCATTCCCGGCCCGCAGTCCCTGGCCCGGCTCGGCCAGGGCCGGTTCGCCGTCGCCCGGGTGGTGCAGATCGGCAGCCGCAACGACCGCTACGGCACCAAGCGGGTCAACACCCGGACCCGGCAGATGCTCACCGCGGCCGACGCCACCGTCCCCTGGACCATCACCGTCACCCAGGGCTCCTACTGCGTGCTGACCAAGGCCGGCTGCGCGAAGGCGTCCGGCGGCACCCACGACGCGGGCGGCAGCATCGACCTCAAGGTCGCCGGGATGACGAGCACCCAGCGCTGGCGGACCGTGCAGGCCCTGCGCCAGGTGGGCTTCGCCGCCTGGCTGCGGCTGCCCAGCCAGTGCGGCGGCTGCTGGCCGGCCCACATCCACGCCATCGCGATCGGCGACACCGACCTGTGGCAGAAGAACGGCAAGTACACCAACCGCGACCAGGTCGCCGACTACTTCGTCGGCCGCAACGGCCTGGCCGGGCACGCCCGGGACAACACCCCCACCCGCTACCGCACCCCCTTCACCACCTGGGAGCGCTACGCCGGGATCGTCTGA
- the xylB gene encoding xylulokinase, protein MIISHDLGTTGDKATLVSDEGRVVAAVTATYGTDFGPRGKAEQDAGDWWNAVCRATRDLLAQASVAPADVEVVSFSGQMMGAVLLDGDGVPVRPAIIWADTRSVAQTATLVERVGMERGYRITGHRLNPTYSLSKVMWVRDHEPETFARAQKVVLAKDYVAFRLTGVLATDPSDASSTNAYDQAAGRWSDELLEAAALPLSLFPDVVASTAVVGRVTDEAATATGLAAGTPVVMGGGDGPMGALGAGILGPESGAYGYLGSSSWVSVAADAPLHDPQMRSMTFNHVLPGRYVPTATMQAGGASLEWVIDTLAPGQDDRYARLLADAADVQASEDGLYFLPHLLGERSPYWNPAARAVFAGLGRHHGPAHLTRAVLEGVAFNLYTGLLAFVENGTPIEAVDAIGGAANSRLLLQVFADVWGVPVTRRNLVDEATAVGAAIVGGVGVGIFDDFDVAGRFSEELTSQAPEPDRHARYAGEYALFMEAYQRLEPWFDKL, encoded by the coding sequence ATGATCATCTCGCACGACCTCGGCACCACCGGGGACAAGGCCACGCTGGTCAGCGACGAGGGCCGGGTGGTGGCCGCCGTGACGGCGACCTACGGCACCGACTTCGGGCCCCGCGGCAAGGCCGAGCAGGACGCCGGCGACTGGTGGAACGCCGTCTGCCGCGCCACCCGGGACCTGCTGGCGCAGGCCTCCGTGGCGCCCGCCGACGTCGAGGTCGTCTCCTTCTCGGGGCAGATGATGGGCGCCGTGCTGCTGGACGGCGACGGCGTCCCGGTGCGGCCGGCGATCATCTGGGCCGACACCCGCTCGGTGGCCCAGACCGCCACCCTGGTGGAGCGCGTGGGCATGGAGCGCGGGTACCGGATCACCGGCCACCGGCTCAACCCGACGTACTCGCTGTCCAAGGTCATGTGGGTCCGTGATCATGAGCCCGAGACGTTCGCCCGGGCGCAGAAGGTCGTGCTGGCCAAGGACTACGTGGCCTTCCGGCTGACGGGCGTGCTGGCCACGGACCCGTCCGACGCCTCCAGCACCAACGCCTACGACCAGGCCGCCGGCCGCTGGTCCGACGAGCTGCTCGAGGCCGCCGCCCTGCCGCTGTCGCTGTTCCCCGACGTCGTCGCCTCGACGGCGGTCGTGGGCCGAGTCACCGACGAGGCTGCCACCGCGACCGGCCTGGCCGCCGGCACCCCCGTGGTGATGGGTGGTGGCGACGGCCCGATGGGCGCGCTGGGTGCCGGCATCCTCGGGCCGGAGTCCGGCGCCTACGGCTACCTGGGCTCGTCGTCGTGGGTCTCCGTCGCCGCGGACGCGCCGCTGCACGACCCGCAGATGCGCAGCATGACCTTCAACCACGTGCTGCCAGGGCGCTACGTGCCGACGGCGACGATGCAGGCCGGCGGCGCGTCGCTGGAGTGGGTGATCGACACCCTCGCCCCCGGTCAGGACGACCGCTACGCCCGGCTGCTGGCCGACGCGGCCGACGTCCAGGCCAGCGAGGACGGCCTCTACTTCCTGCCGCACCTGCTGGGGGAGCGCTCGCCCTACTGGAACCCCGCGGCGCGCGCGGTCTTCGCCGGTCTGGGCCGGCACCACGGGCCGGCGCACCTCACCCGGGCCGTCCTCGAGGGCGTGGCCTTCAACCTCTACACGGGCCTGCTGGCGTTCGTGGAGAACGGGACGCCCATCGAGGCCGTCGACGCCATCGGCGGGGCGGCGAACTCGCGGCTGCTGCTGCAGGTCTTCGCCGACGTCTGGGGCGTGCCGGTGACCCGGCGGAACCTCGTGGACGAGGCGACGGCGGTGGGCGCGGCGATCGTCGGCGGCGTGGGGGTCGGCATCTTCGACGACTTCGACGTCGCCGGACGGTTCTCCGAGGAGCTCACCTCCCAGGCCCCCGAGCCGGACCGGCACGCCCGGTACGCGGGCGAGTACGCCCTGTTCATGGAGGCCTACCAGCGCCTGGAGCCGTGGTTCGACAAGCTCTGA
- a CDS encoding glucose-6-phosphate isomerase family protein, with amino-acid sequence MTEPEVRPVPPVTLTLRPEEGRLEGSNGRYEKFLPDLEGLYRDPDAYAHRLSTDDGSPVYWVETTQTEDGPGGLITGISVLEPGTVGREYAMTRGHLHAVSDRSELYVGLSGRGVMVLDSLDGQSHVVEVTPGKAVYVPGHWVHRSVNVGDERFATLFTYAADAGQDYAIIERAGGMRSLVEVDGAGYRVRENPDHRGYQRA; translated from the coding sequence ATGACAGAACCCGAGGTGCGGCCGGTGCCGCCGGTGACCCTGACCCTGCGGCCCGAGGAGGGCCGGCTGGAGGGCAGCAACGGGCGGTACGAGAAGTTCCTGCCCGACCTGGAGGGCCTGTACCGCGACCCGGATGCCTACGCGCACCGCCTCTCGACCGACGACGGCAGCCCCGTCTACTGGGTGGAGACCACCCAGACCGAGGACGGCCCCGGCGGGCTGATCACCGGCATCAGCGTGCTGGAGCCGGGCACCGTCGGCCGGGAGTACGCGATGACCCGCGGCCACCTGCACGCCGTCTCGGACCGCTCCGAGCTCTACGTCGGGCTGAGCGGGCGCGGCGTCATGGTGCTGGACAGCCTCGACGGCCAGAGCCACGTCGTCGAGGTGACCCCGGGCAAGGCCGTCTACGTGCCGGGGCACTGGGTGCACCGCAGCGTCAACGTCGGCGACGAGCGCTTCGCCACCCTCTTCACCTACGCCGCGGACGCCGGCCAGGACTACGCGATCATCGAGCGGGCCGGCGGCATGCGGTCGCTGGTCGAGGTGGACGGCGCCGGGTACCGGGTGCGGGAGAACCCCGACCACCGCGGGTACCAGCGGGCATGA